The DNA window AACGGTATCCCCATCTTTCACTGTATCCCCTTCTGAGACATTTATTTTAAGAATTTTCCCAGGCATAGGAGCTTTAATCTCCTCGCCTTCCACAGCACTAATAGAAGCTGTCTTATAATTCTCAGATTTCATCGGTTCAGTCTCTGTTTTTCTGGATTCTTCTTTAACTTCTTTTGGTTCTACTTTGGTAACTGGAGTAATGCTTGGGAAAGTGTTACCTGAGCTTATCTCCTCCACTTCTACCAGGTATTCTTTTCCATTTACTTTAATCTTAAATTGTTTCATTATCTTAAAATCCTCCTTTTTTTCTGGCACTAATAGAAATTCTTTCGGTCATCATGTTTTGTCTTCCGGAAATTGACCAGGGGTTTAATGTCTGAGACATAATTCTTTTTATACTAATAGCGTTGATAGGTTGAGTCCTCACAGTCATATGCTGGAAGTTTGCTAAAGCAGCAGAAATTATGGCAATTATTTCTTCGTTTTCTCTTTGCTCGGAAACA is part of the Atribacterota bacterium genome and encodes:
- a CDS encoding biotin/lipoyl-binding protein gives rise to the protein MKQFKIKVNGKEYLVEVEEISSGNTFPSITPVTKVEPKEVKEESRKTETEPMKSENYKTASISAVEGEEIKAPMPGKILKINVSEGDTVKDGDTVLILEAMKMENEIISNSSGKIKKIAVAVNDMVETDDTLIIIG